From a single Rutidosis leptorrhynchoides isolate AG116_Rl617_1_P2 chromosome 5, CSIRO_AGI_Rlap_v1, whole genome shotgun sequence genomic region:
- the LOC139849038 gene encoding uncharacterized protein, translating to MSNIGMDSGTAVAVQANVQKRGRKRKSVKMYQNWQFALISFPKMQSDDFSELPIVVSCKIAEAGITIMKVHVDNGSSVDIVYEQCFVQLPEGLRATLQPTAASLTGFAGESSSPMGILPLDVELVDENNDGLARRTRLDFYVMRTSSRYNMLLGRIALGKFGIVPSTIHGMIKFATHKGIATITATSIMPICAAVNVKSAEQGTDDASDSMVVINPAYPEQKIKVGCNVSADTRKQIVQLLVQYMDVFAWCENDITGVPRHIAKHRLNVNPALKPVVQKRRGMAPDSVKWLCEEVTKLVRAGILREVQYQSWIANPVLVKKPDGSWRMCIDFKDLNKACPKDNYPLPEMI from the coding sequence atgaGCAATATCGGAATGGATAGCGGTACTGCTGTCGCTGTGCAAGCGAATGTTCAAAAAAGAGGAAGAAAGCGAAAGTCGGTAAAAATGTATCAAAATTGGCAGTTCGCGCTAATTAGTTTTCCAAAAATGCAGAGTGATGATTTCTCTGAACTGCCGATAGTAGTATCGTGCAAAATTGCGGAAGCTGGAATCACGatcatgaaagttcatgttgataatggcaGTAGCGTTGATATTGTTTATGAACAATGTTTTGTTCAACTGCCGGAGGGTCTCAGAGCAACTTTACAACCAACCGCTGCTTCGCTAACCGGTTTTGCTGGAGAATCCTCATCGCCTATGGGAATTTTGCCCTTAGATGTTGAACTCGTTGATGAAAATAATGATGGTTTAGCGCGTCGAACACggctagatttctatgttatgcgCACCTCATCTCGCTATAACATGTTGTTAGGCAGAATTGCCTTAGGTAAATTCGGAATTGTTCcatccacaattcatggcatgattaaattcGCAACACATAAAGGTATCGCGACAATAACTGCAACGAGCATTATGCCCATTTGTGCGGCTGTTAATGTAAAAAGTGCAGAGCAAGGAACCGATGACGCTTCGGATAGCATGGTAGTGATTAATCCTGCATATCCCGAGCAAAAAATTAAAGTGGGATGCAATGTTAGTGCGGACACAAGGAAACAAATTGTGCAGCTACTTGTGCAGTACATGGATGTCTTTGCTTGGTGTGAAAATGATATAactggtgttccgcgtcatattgcgAAGCATAGACTCAATGTAAATCCAGCTTTAAAACCTGTAGTGCAGAAGCGTAGAGGTATGGCCCCAGACAGCGTAAAATGGCTATGCgaagaagtaacaaaattggtgCGAGCTGGAATTTTACGTGAAGttcaataccaatcatggattgcgaaTCCAGTTTTGGTGAAAAAGCCTGATGGTTcatggagaatgtgtattgattttaAGGATTTAAATAAGGCATGCCCTAAGGATAATTATCCACTCCCAGAAATGATTTGA